Proteins encoded in a region of the Candidatus Methylomirabilota bacterium genome:
- the ilvD gene encoding dihydroxy-acid dehydratase produces MAIDPRHKSRVLLEGTDRAAARAMMKAVGFTDQDLARPQIGVAHSWIGTMPCNWNHRKLAEKVMQGVRAAGGTPIEVNTISITDGITMGTEGMKGSLISREVIADSVELVARSHMFDGIVTISGCDKTIPAMTMVLGRMNIPGLMLYCGSIMFGRFAGTGQFANRNLTIQDVFEAVGCYNAGKIDLEEFKAVEDHACPGAGACGGQFTANTMSTAYEMLGMSPMGWNGVPAIDPRKEEIAFECGKLVMELVNKGITPRSLITRKSLENAIAGVMATGGSTNAVLHLLATAKDFGIRLSLDDFDRISKKTPVLADLKPWGTYTAPEMYQAGGMPVVAKRLLEAELLHPNEKTVTGRTIGQEAAAAVEPAGQQVIKSLKEALKPTGGIAILRGNLAPGGCVIKLSGQSRYSHRGPARVFEREEDAFAAVKKGKIKPHDVIVIRYEGPKGGPGMREMLHVTGALQGAGLGDTVALMTDGRFSGATHGFMIAHIVPEAAERGPIAAIHSGDIINIDVKKRRLDVEISAAEMKKRLAKWKAPKPRYTSGVFHKYAITVSNASEGAITG; encoded by the coding sequence ATGGCCATCGACCCCCGCCACAAGAGCCGCGTTCTCCTCGAAGGCACCGATCGCGCCGCCGCCCGCGCCATGATGAAGGCCGTGGGCTTCACCGACCAGGACCTGGCGCGCCCGCAGATCGGGGTCGCCCACTCCTGGATCGGGACGATGCCGTGCAACTGGAACCACCGGAAGCTCGCGGAGAAGGTGATGCAGGGGGTGCGCGCGGCCGGGGGCACGCCCATCGAGGTCAACACCATCTCCATCACGGACGGCATCACCATGGGCACCGAGGGCATGAAGGGCTCGCTCATCAGCCGCGAGGTCATCGCCGACTCCGTGGAGCTGGTGGCGCGCAGCCACATGTTCGACGGCATCGTGACCATCTCGGGCTGCGACAAAACCATTCCCGCCATGACCATGGTGCTGGGCCGGATGAACATCCCCGGCCTCATGCTCTACTGCGGCTCCATCATGTTCGGCCGCTTCGCGGGCACCGGGCAATTCGCCAACCGCAACCTCACCATCCAGGACGTCTTCGAGGCGGTGGGCTGCTACAACGCCGGCAAGATCGACCTCGAGGAGTTCAAGGCGGTGGAGGACCACGCCTGCCCGGGGGCGGGCGCCTGCGGCGGGCAGTTCACCGCCAACACGATGTCGACGGCCTACGAGATGCTCGGGATGTCGCCCATGGGCTGGAACGGAGTCCCCGCCATCGACCCTCGAAAGGAAGAGATCGCCTTCGAGTGCGGCAAGCTGGTGATGGAGCTCGTGAACAAGGGCATCACGCCGCGCTCGCTCATCACCCGCAAGAGCCTCGAGAACGCCATCGCCGGCGTCATGGCCACGGGCGGCTCGACCAACGCCGTGCTGCACCTGCTCGCCACGGCCAAGGACTTCGGAATCAGGCTCTCCCTCGATGACTTCGACCGCATCTCGAAGAAGACGCCGGTCCTGGCCGACCTCAAGCCCTGGGGCACCTACACGGCGCCGGAGATGTACCAGGCCGGCGGCATGCCGGTGGTGGCCAAGCGGCTGCTGGAAGCCGAGCTCCTGCACCCGAACGAGAAGACGGTCACGGGACGCACCATCGGGCAGGAGGCCGCCGCGGCGGTCGAGCCCGCCGGCCAGCAGGTGATCAAGTCGCTCAAGGAGGCGCTGAAGCCCACGGGGGGCATCGCCATCCTGCGCGGCAATCTCGCGCCCGGAGGCTGCGTGATCAAGCTTTCGGGCCAGAGCCGCTACAGCCACCGCGGGCCCGCGCGGGTGTTCGAGCGCGAGGAGGACGCCTTCGCCGCCGTCAAGAAGGGCAAGATCAAGCCTCACGACGTCATCGTCATCCGCTACGAGGGGCCGAAGGGCGGCCCCGGCATGCGGGAGATGCTGCACGTCACCGGGGCCCTCCAGGGGGCCGGCCTGGGAGACACGGTCGCTCTCATGACGGATGGCCGCTTCTCGGGAGCCACCCACGGCTTCATGATCGCCCATATCGTCCCGGAGGCGGCGGAGCGCGGACCCATCGCCGCCATCCACAGCGGCGACATCATCAACATCGACGTCAAGAAGCGTCGCTTGGACGTCGAGATCTCCGCGGCCGAGATGAAGAAGCGCCTGGCCAAGTGGAAGGCGCCCAAGCCGCGCTATACGAGCGGGGTCTTCCACAAGTACGCGATCACGGTGTCCAACGCCTCTGAGGGCGCGATTACCGGCTGA
- a CDS encoding polysaccharide deacetylase family protein: MNRAAWLLLPPVVWAGYAWGSHALTLTSFWHGPRRSGKVALTFDDGPDATHTPRVLDVLAEHAIKASFFLIGERAVREPAVARRIADEGHDLGNHTWSHRSLWLSGPRETMRQVEQGHAAIAQAAGASPRFFRPPWGMTNLALFPLLKKLRTPCVFWTVQTEGRHPAPSGLQIERARRRTRSGAILDLHDADGVPGAGARLLDALPGMIAAIRSKGLSLVPLRDLL; encoded by the coding sequence ATGAATCGGGCCGCCTGGCTGCTCCTGCCGCCGGTCGTGTGGGCCGGCTATGCGTGGGGCTCGCATGCGCTCACCTTGACGAGCTTCTGGCATGGGCCCCGCCGAAGCGGCAAGGTGGCCCTGACCTTCGATGACGGGCCGGATGCCACCCATACGCCGCGTGTCCTCGACGTGCTCGCCGAGCATGCCATCAAGGCCAGCTTCTTTCTGATCGGTGAGCGGGCGGTCCGGGAGCCTGCGGTGGCGCGGAGAATAGCCGACGAAGGGCACGACCTCGGCAACCACACGTGGAGTCACCGGAGCCTCTGGCTCTCCGGTCCGCGAGAGACCATGCGTCAGGTGGAGCAAGGCCATGCCGCCATCGCGCAGGCGGCGGGAGCGTCGCCACGCTTTTTCCGTCCCCCCTGGGGCATGACCAATCTCGCCCTCTTCCCGCTCCTGAAGAAGCTCCGCACGCCCTGCGTCTTCTGGACCGTGCAGACGGAAGGACGTCACCCGGCCCCGTCCGGACTTCAGATCGAGCGCGCGCGCCGCCGCACGCGCTCGGGGGCGATCTTGGATCTCCACGATGCCGATGGCGTGCCGGGCGCGGGAGCGCGCCTCCTCGACGCGTTGCCCGGCATGATCGCGGCCATCCGGAGCAAGGGTCTTTCCCTGGTCCCCCTCCGCGACCTGCTGTAG
- a CDS encoding glycosyltransferase, whose protein sequence is MTELAPRVLLLTASYGSGHTGVAETLAEELRAAGAVPTVVDHFRELVHPRFDEWSRGLYYWILKEAPALWGGAYWLGDRLSVSSPFLLGFNRIGARKLRRLLRAERFDHVISVHPAPAAALSHLSGRGEEVPPHTTIFTDFVAHTQWIHPHVDHYCVPAEEMANELTAKGLPRDGVSVTGIPVGREFSQLADRPAARLQLGLSPRQPVLLFMDGSEGGFGKLEDAARTVLAMEQPFQSIFVAGHQRSLEARLGQLAQGRESRVKVLGFVDNVRQLMAAADFLVTKAGGLTLAEALAAELPVICFGSLPGQESRNERFAAMAGVALVAGSEAQLQRVIGATLRDPGLLRSIRERIRLYRRPRAAEHIVDLILGGRAVRRERAS, encoded by the coding sequence ATGACGGAACTCGCGCCCCGCGTCCTCCTTCTCACCGCCTCCTACGGCTCAGGCCATACCGGAGTGGCCGAGACGCTCGCCGAGGAATTGCGGGCCGCGGGAGCCGTGCCGACCGTGGTGGATCACTTTCGCGAGCTCGTCCATCCGCGCTTCGACGAGTGGAGCCGCGGACTCTACTACTGGATTCTCAAGGAAGCGCCCGCCCTCTGGGGCGGAGCGTACTGGCTCGGCGATCGCCTCAGCGTCTCCTCGCCGTTCTTGCTCGGCTTCAACCGTATCGGGGCGCGCAAGCTGCGGCGCCTCCTGAGGGCCGAGCGCTTCGACCACGTCATCTCCGTCCACCCGGCCCCCGCGGCGGCCCTCTCACATCTCTCGGGACGCGGGGAAGAGGTGCCTCCTCACACCACGATCTTCACCGACTTCGTCGCCCATACCCAGTGGATTCATCCGCACGTCGATCACTATTGCGTGCCCGCCGAGGAGATGGCCAACGAGCTCACGGCCAAGGGCCTCCCGCGCGACGGCGTCAGCGTCACGGGCATCCCGGTGGGCCGCGAGTTCAGCCAGCTGGCGGATCGCCCCGCCGCCCGGCTTCAGCTCGGCCTCTCGCCGCGACAGCCCGTCCTGCTCTTCATGGACGGGTCGGAGGGCGGCTTCGGCAAGCTCGAGGACGCCGCCCGGACGGTCCTCGCCATGGAGCAGCCCTTCCAGTCCATCTTCGTGGCGGGACACCAGCGATCGCTCGAGGCTCGCCTCGGCCAGCTCGCCCAGGGGCGCGAGAGCCGCGTCAAGGTGCTGGGCTTCGTCGACAATGTGCGCCAGCTCATGGCCGCGGCGGACTTCCTCGTCACCAAGGCGGGCGGGCTCACCCTCGCGGAGGCTCTGGCCGCCGAGCTGCCCGTGATTTGCTTCGGGTCGCTGCCCGGTCAGGAGAGCCGCAATGAGCGCTTCGCCGCCATGGCGGGTGTGGCGCTCGTGGCAGGCTCGGAGGCGCAGCTCCAGCGGGTGATCGGCGCGACCCTCCGTGATCCCGGCCTGCTCCGGAGCATCCGAGAGCGGATCCGGCTGTACCGGAGACCCCGCGCCGCCGAGCATATCGTGGACTTGATCCTGGGAGGCCGGGCCGTCCGGCGCGAGCGCGCCTCGTGA